The Plasmodium gaboni strain SY75 chromosome 9, whole genome shotgun sequence DNA segment ATCAcaataaaattttttaaaataataattactTATGAATTTAAACATGTCACACATTTTGATAgcattatcattattatttaatatattatggAAGTATTTATCACTATACAAATTTTctgttttatatttttttaaatatttttttaacatatcaatatgtatatatttctttttatcatattgctttaataaacataatTCCTCTTTTCTAAATATCTTCATTTTATTCAATCTATTTCTTAATATCTTCATTTCCTCTTTTTCCTTTTCACAAGCAAATAAAACATCTTTTATGAAATGATCACaatctatattatttttaatataatttacaAGGAAACAGATTTTTACGCTCAAACAATTATCATCAAActcattataataattcatatttttctcatttcttaaatttatatacacatcatgcatattataacattctaatatatcataatgATTTTTTACATGGTCATAATGATGATccttataaatatatatatatttttttttttttttttttttcttcttcttcttatccttatttaaatatgttataaatgttatatttttacagAATTCTACAAATGAATTTTGTTCCTGAAAGTTATTATTAGGTTCCTCatagaatatattttttttttcttttttttttttttctttcttcttATCAGGAGATATAGAAAATCTGTTTATTCTATTCACTTCGaatttatatgtatcatTATTCTCTTCATATTGTGAAGAAGAAGCatctttataatttttaaaaaaaaaaggatcTTCAATAATTCtatctttttcattataattttttaatacttCAAATTTGGATATATCATTCTTATCATATACATCACTTAaacaattattataatatatatttgaatgTATTTGTctaataaataaaatattttcaatagatataaaaaagatatcattaatattacatatattaatatatttatgataatCCTCTTCTATAACAAAACAAGTACTTTCTGTCTTCTTGCTTTCcaaatatttcttatataacTTTAAATTGTctacatataaattatcaataaaataatattctaTAAAACCATTATCATATTCTAAAATACGaacatttaatttttcatcaACCACAATAAAACGATCAAAGTTTTTACTTTTGACAGCCtataaaggaaaaaaaaaatatatatatatattgttatataatgtaGGTTTTATTAAGCTACAATTATTTGTATAACATATACATGTTCACATAACATTAAAATTAAACTAATAccatttatatattacaaacTTACTTgcaaaaatattatttttaaaaaggTGTTCTGTAAATATATGCTTTCTTCATAATTGCTTGTCAGCAACTCTAGATAGCAATCctatcaaaaaaaaaataataataataataaaataaaataaaaacatatatatatatatatatatatatatatatatatatatatttatttatttatgtatacCTTTGCTGCTAGTAGTAATTCTTGTTCATTATTCTTAATAaattttccttttattaaaaaatttatctTATTTGTACTATGCACGGTTTGAATACTTAtcattttaaataaataaaattgaaGTTCTAATTATTgaaatatagaaatatagatatatatttgttatatatatatatatatatatatatatatatatatatatatatatctatttattttattttttttttattcatttgtttatatatttatttatttgtatatttgtttatatatttgtttatttaattatttatttatttatccatttaatttgttataaaaaaaatactaaaaaataaataaataaataaataaataaataaaatgaagccatattttaaaatattataaaattaaaatatgcAAACTATTATAACAGtgatacatataatatactctttttcttttctctgtatttttatcaaaataCTTTATGTTCAAAACgttaaatataaaaaatgtatataaattatcACACTAATATAAGCATAtgtcattattataattctATATTGAGCTTATTCTAATATTTCTTTcaaataacaaaaaaaaaaaaaaataaaaaataaaatatatatatatatatatatatatataatataatataatatatatgtatttataacGCGTATTCAAATGTAACCATATattctataaaaaaataacataataatataacaaataattttataataacaCATTGTGTTATATTAGTTAAAATGATACAAGTATTCTTAATAAGAAgaaatgtaataaaaaattaagtgtattatttattaaatatattatatattttttagcaaatataaaaacagtaccatatattatatatataaatatattaatatatataataatatatcattaatCCTTAATTTGAgagataaaaatatatatatatatatatatatatatatatatatgtgttaaaaaaaaaaaaaaaataaagccactatatatttattcaatatatttgatTATCCTTATATATTGTAGAATATAGCtaaaatgaattatatataaaaattaaattataattcaacatatatattgtgtacttattaaaaataattgtCAAGTTTGATAagtaaaagaaaattaacatatatatatattatatgaaggaacaagaaattattacaagatttattaaattaaattttattcttttcatttttttttaagatatatgtttattataatttatgtcaaagaatattttaattaattatatatgtatatataaaacatcACAAAATGAATGTagtatttttttgtatatagCAATTTTTgatacatttttaaaataatatatatgggtaggaaatttaaataaattcttttttttttaatgtaaTTTACAATATGTAcctttttaaaattaaaaaaaaccaacttaaataaaataatataaatataaaaatataaaaatgtttgaatgtatataagtatatgtatatatatatatatatatatatatatatatatatatgtatgttttttttttttttttggtcATAAAATTGTAAGAACgttatttttcatttttaagaaatatgtaaattaaaacatgtcttttaataaaaaaagtatatatgagatatacatatattgtaatatatgtataaatatattttatatgtataaatatattttatatgtattaatatattttatatgtattaattatatatacatatatattattaagGTGATAGTCCACCGTCTATTACAAAAACTCGACCATTAATATAGCCCGACTTATCTGAGGACAAAAAACAAGCTAAATTAGCTACCtggaaaataaaatatatatatatatatatttatttatttatttatataatatataattttaatgtGTAATCCTAATAAAACATgttaataattaatttaaaaaaaaaaaaaaaaaactttcatttttttttatatacttCTTCTGGTGTTCCCATTCGTCCAGCAGGAATGTTTGAAATTATGTTCTTctaaaaaattaatacatgtatatatttgtgggtaaaatatgtatttaaGAATAAAGACAACTATAACGAGTGTAGATCAAAATgatatatgaatatatcTCTCATCACCCACGTgtgatatattaataaatatatatatatatatatatatatatgtatatatttacatttacTCATTAATTTTGTGAATATTTTGTTACCTTCATTTGTTCGCTAATTTTATCAGTCATATCACTAGATATAAATCCAGGGGCGATGGCATTAACAGTTATATTTCTGGAAGCTAATTCTTTTGCTAAACTCTTTGTAAAACCAATAACACCAGCTTTAGAAGAAGAATAATTTGCTTGTCCTACATTTCCTATTAAACCTACTATActtgatatatttattattctaccatatttattattaatcATTCTTTTTGATATTGGTTgtgttatataaaataaagaatttaaATTTGTGTTTAATACATCTTCCCATTCATCATTTTTCATCCttaaaaaaagattatCTCTAGTTATTCCAGCATTATTAACTAATATAtcaacatttttatattctgtcaaaattttattaatcAGTTCACTTATCTCTTCTTTTTTACATACATCACAGGCATAACCTGACGATCTATAACCCAAAGATTTTATTTCATCAACAACACTATCACATGATTTCtacaaatattaattatttatattaaaatattaagtactttacattttatttttatataaaatgtagGATTTTTATAACTGTGTGTATatgtcttttttttttttttttttttttttttatattttttttttttttcattacTTGCGTTTTACTTATACATATAACGTGAGATACCGATTTTGCCAACATTTTAGCGACCTCTCTTCCTATTCCTCTTCCTGCACCTGTGACTAGAGCAACTTTATTTTCTCcacaataataatagtttCCCTTCTTATTGTCAGACAACAAATTTAATGAAttgatatttttaattgCATGATTGGGAGCTAGctaaaaaagaaaaaaaaNNNNNNNNNNNNNNNNNNNNNNNNNNNNNNNNNNNNNNNNNNNNNNNNNNNNNNNNNNNNNNNNNNNNNNNNNNNNNNNNNNNNNNNNNNNNNNNNNNNNNNNNNNNNNNNNNNNNNNNNNNNNNNNNNNNNNNNNNNNNNNNNNNNNNNNNNNNNNNNNNNNNNNNNNNNNNNNNNNNNNNNNNNNNNNNNNNNNNNNNNNNNNNNNNNNNNNNNNNNNNNNNNNNNNNNNNNNNNNNNNNNNNNNNNNNNNNNNNNNNNNNNNNNNNNNNaaaaatataaaaaaaaaaaaaaaataaacccattcttttcaaaaaaaaaatataataataaaataattaaattatttattttttaaattaataaaacaaatatttaaagaaaaaaaaaaattttctaaaaaaaaaaccggaaaaaaaaaaaaaaaaaaaaaaaaaaaaaaaattatatatatacatatatataatagtttatattatatacatcACTTACACATTTTgcaatatatttaataatacatttgTATATGTGTGTGTCTTCATCAAATCATACATATTTGTTTcttaaaatttataataatttacatatttCTTCACAGAAAAAGACATTCAATATATACAACAAGATGAATCATTTATGttacctttttttttttttttttttttttgcaaATGTAATATGATTGGTCAATTGATTGATGAATTAATTGTGTAGAAGCATGttaatatgttatataaatatttttaatttttttgtattattcCAAGTCTAGTTGAATTCCATATAATGAAACTCCTTGTTCTTTTAGTTGTTTGGCTACCTCATCTATAGAATAGAAAGATGATTTAATTTGTGGTTCTAGAACctttaatttattttctaatatatCAATTGCCATTTGTACAATTTGTTCAGGAGGAATAGATCCAACAGATTCTACatgaaaatgaaatatgGATTCATCATAAacaattttaataatatctttGAATCCTAATTCTGATAGAAGATCAATTGCACTTTCTGCCATAACAACAGACATatcttcttttaattttaattgtatattattattattattatcatgtgtatttttatttaatgtatAACAATCCTTATTTAGATTATTTGCTAATAATAGTTTATGTTCATTTGATAATTTATCTATTAAATTATGTTTAATAAGAACTTTATGATCTATACGATAAGATACATTAGCAGGAACCCATTTTGCATGCATCTTACCTATACCTTTTGTAGCTATTAGTTTCATATGTAATGTTTGATTTTTTGATAAAGTAACAATAGGTATAGCATTTTCTCTTaaagaatttttattaccATGTGGAATAGGCATAGGTATATTAGGTTCATGTTCTAATGATTCTATATCATAATGTGATACATCAATTTTATTAgtattattacattttacttcaataatatattgaataGTACATTTGGAACATGTTTCTTTACATTTACATTTTTCTCTAaattcataattatttacattaCGACTATCTATGGGTATTAACCCTAATCGATGTGCTATAAACTCATCATGAAATGCACTTGTATTTTCATAAACATTTACTACATCTATAGCTAATGTTGGAATTTCTGATAGCATTATTCTTCTTAATGCATTAGCTATTCCAGAGTtactattatataatgtaaaaATCAACTCATCCTTTGTTAATTTTGtgatatttatttgatgtttgtttgtattatcattataagtagtcattattaaaaatataaatttatgtatcttttatattttatatatatatatatatatgataatattttatttatatataatttaataatcaaattattacaattctttttaatacttttgtattttacatatatacacaaattaaaaaaaaaaaaaaaactatatatatatatatatatatattatatatattgcattgtattaatataataatataggctttttttttttaaaagttatatatttattttataataaatgtagaaggatatataaatatatatttttattatttaaacaatatatatgtatatatatatatatatatatatatatatatatatatatatttatttatttatatttatatattaaataaattattcataaaattgtgattatttaaaaattttataattattattaatatattattttaaaaaaatctTATTTTActcaaaaaataatatatttgttaatataaataaatatattaattatacccatatgtatttttattaaacaatgttaaatatttctatataatataatattattaaggcatataaatatagctgactaaatatatatatgcatatatatatatatatatatatataatgtacatattattatatattaacttcatgttagaaaaaaaaaaaaaaaaaatatattattctcctattataaatagatatatattagtattttaaaaaaaattaattaaatatttaataaaaaatataataaattttgatattgtatttatattggGTTAAATTGATACACAACACTAAAcattaaataaacaaatataatatgatatatatattagaagaagcaaaaaatatatatatatatatatataatgttttattattatatattcttaattaattataagaatatactcaaaaaaataaaactttttcatatgagaaaagaaaagagaacggaatattattaaaattgtatatatatatatatatgattatagGGGTAATCAAAGCGGAATTGTAATATAAGgtttataaatattaccacataaaaaaaaaaaaaaattaaaaaaacataataaataaataaataaatatatatatatatatatatatatatgtgacTTTTTTTGTCAACCTACCTTTGCATTAGTTTAAAACAGTCGTAGTGCGTTGGGCTAGAATATGCTAAGAAAAcacattttttatacataccattattatttttagattcatattttaaatgCCAGTTTTCTAATGTAgatgttataatatatataatacaatcAAAAGCATCAGCTGTTGCCTTTATACATAATTCATCACCCCAGTAGCCATTTTTCgacatattttttatatattgttgaaattcattattttcaaagTATATAGAATATTCTTCTTTATAATTTAGCATATATTCTacacatttttttctaacatacatatgatatttttgtttatgAAATAAGTTACGAGATATAGAACGGAATAAACAATTCCCATCTCCAATAACTTCAATGAGTTCACATCCAATGGCCCATAATCTATGttctaatatttttttttcattatactgtggtttatttatattgttttttttaaaataagATATATGTCTATCGAATGtactatattttttcaacttttcttttctttttaatatctcTATAGCTTTTAATACATAACCCAAACTCTTAAtattcaaattattttgtaatttCCTTTCGATTTCTTTATCcttttcattattttctaaCACCTTAAGCCTTgtattcatataattatatttccAGTCCAAACACATTTATTtgaagaaagaaaaaaaaaaaaagaaagaaaaaagaaaaaagaaaaaagaaaatgaaacGGAAAGGTATAAATACAcaattataaatacatatattatatgtataatgttattattttttatatatattattatcaaaatatgaaatacattgggttatatatatatatatatatatatatatatgtatatatgtatgtatgtatatattcatttttttcttataacATCAGGATCGAAAATGATGGAAATTATTTTACGATTATTTTTTCCCCcaaacattatataatgtacaaaaataatataagttgtaaaaaaaaaaaaaaaatagatatTCCTTCTTATATGtatattcttttcatttttttaatttttttattataataaataatgatagACGTTTTCAAAAGAATCAGTTATTTCATAAAAAGGCTTATATATCTTCTAGTGTaattgatatattatatatatattatataaatatatgtatatatgcaatatatatacaatattaattataattatatattattatttattttttttttttttttttctcaaaattattgtatatattaaaataaaaaaaatattaatatttaatacatatgtagaagaaataaaaattaaaaaaaaattattgtaaaaaaaattaacatCACAGCTATTATGTTTATGAGGA contains these protein-coding regions:
- a CDS encoding 3-oxoacyl-[acyl-carrier-protein] reductase — encoded protein: LAPNHAIKNINSLNLLSDNKKGNYYYCGENKVALVTGAGRGIGREVAKMLAKSVSHVICISKTQKSCDSVVDEIKSLGYRSSGYACDVCKKEEISELINKILTEYKNVDILVNNAGITRDNLFLRMKNDEWEDVLNTNLNSLFYITQPISKRMINNKYGRIINISSIVGLIGNVGQANYSSSKAGVIGFTKSLAKELASRNITVNAIAPGFISSDMTDKISEQMKKNIISNIPAGRMGTPEEVANLACFLSSDKSGYINGRVFVIDGGLSP
- a CDS encoding putative OTU-like cysteine protease, whose protein sequence is MCLDWKYNYMNTRLKVLENNEKDKEIERKLQNNLNIKSLGYVLKAIEILKRKEKLKKYSTFDRHISYFKKNNINKPQYNEKKILEHRLWAIGCELIEVIGDGNCLFRSISRNLFHKQKYHMYVRKKCVEYMLNYKEEYSIYFENNEFQQYIKNMSKNGYWGDELCIKATADAFDCIIYIITSTLENWHLKYESKNNNGMYKKCVFLAYSSPTHYDCFKLMQR
- a CDS encoding putative DNA-directed RNA polymerase II, translated to MTTYNDNTNKHQINITKLTKDELIFTLYNSNSGIANALRRIMLSEIPTLAIDVVNVYENTSAFHDEFIAHRLGLIPIDSRNVNNYEFREKCKCKETCSKCTIQYIIEVKCNNTNKIDVSHYDIESLEHEPNIPMPIPHGNKNSLRENAIPIVTLSKNQTLHMKLIATKGIGKMHAKWVPANVSYRIDHKVLIKHNLIDKLSNEHKLLLANNLNKDCYTLNKNTHDNNNNNIQLKLKEDMSVVMAESAIDLLSELGFKDIIKIVYDESIFHFHVESVGSIPPEQIVQMAIDILENKLKVLEPQIKSSFYSIDEVAKQLKEQGVSLYGIQLDLE